In Dysgonomonadaceae bacterium zrk40, one genomic interval encodes:
- a CDS encoding response regulator transcription factor, which produces MKHVTHIFLADNQDITRRGVMALLEELLSEVVIEEVADYRTLQVLLRRFPRSVVVVDYALFDFQSLSQLLNMKSGAAESSWLLFSDEPEGQFLRRLLLADPTISVVTKQDRLEVVREALQAVSYGECYHCEYAESVLEEGVMPKKTADPLTPAEKNVLREIALGKTTKEIAIEKHLSFHTVNAHRRNIYRKLGVNSLSEVTRYALQAGLADPVEYYI; this is translated from the coding sequence ATGAAACATGTAACACATATATTCCTTGCCGATAACCAGGATATCACCCGCCGGGGTGTGATGGCCCTGCTGGAGGAGCTGTTGAGTGAGGTGGTGATTGAGGAGGTGGCAGATTACCGTACGCTGCAGGTATTGTTGCGGCGTTTTCCCCGCTCAGTGGTGGTGGTCGACTATGCACTGTTCGACTTTCAGTCGCTCTCACAGTTGCTCAACATGAAAAGTGGTGCTGCTGAAAGCTCTTGGCTGCTTTTTTCCGACGAGCCGGAGGGTCAGTTTCTGCGTCGCCTGCTGCTGGCCGATCCTACTATCAGCGTTGTGACCAAACAGGATCGCCTGGAAGTGGTCAGGGAGGCTCTTCAGGCGGTTAGCTACGGGGAGTGCTACCATTGTGAATATGCCGAATCGGTATTAGAGGAGGGGGTAATGCCTAAAAAGACAGCCGATCCGCTCACCCCTGCCGAGAAGAATGTGCTGCGGGAGATCGCTTTGGGCAAAACCACCAAGGAGATCGCCATCGAGAAGCATCTCAGCTTCCATACGGTGAACGCGCACCGCCGGAACATCTACCGCAAGCTGGGAGTTAACAGCCTCAGTGAGGTTACCCGCTATGCGCTGCAGGCCGGGTTGGCAGACCCTGTGGAATATTATATTTAG
- a CDS encoding TolB family protein has translation MKMKLLILLTAAMSLISNVAAQHSDPVTSELVLLDVETGSEKIILHEKRHFEAPNWSRDGSYLIINADGLLEKISVNGKKQGVINTGFADNCNNDHGLSFDGRWLIVSHNDDRVSSAGGNSRIFILPAQGGVPRLITSNNPSYWHGISPDNEWVVYCAMRNGEWDVWKAHTIRDEEVQLTDTKGLDDGPEYSYDGQWIYFNSHRTGRMHIYRMRPDGSGQEQLTFDEYDNWFPHPGPDNRRVVFISYLEDQQGGHPFGKDVKIRLLDTESGKSRDLTPVFYGGQGSLNVHSWSPDGRQIAYVRYERP, from the coding sequence ATGAAAATGAAATTATTAATTTTACTTACTGCTGCCATGTCCTTAATATCAAACGTAGCCGCACAGCACAGTGATCCTGTGACCAGTGAATTGGTGCTGTTGGATGTTGAAACCGGAAGCGAAAAAATCATTCTGCATGAAAAACGTCACTTTGAAGCTCCCAACTGGTCGCGCGATGGCAGCTACCTGATCATCAACGCTGACGGTCTTCTGGAAAAAATATCGGTGAATGGTAAAAAGCAGGGGGTCATCAACACCGGTTTCGCCGACAACTGCAACAACGACCATGGCCTCTCCTTCGATGGCCGCTGGCTGATAGTGAGTCACAACGATGATCGGGTCTCCTCTGCTGGTGGCAACTCACGTATCTTTATCCTGCCAGCACAGGGAGGTGTGCCCCGTTTGATCACATCCAATAATCCGAGTTACTGGCACGGCATCAGCCCCGACAACGAGTGGGTAGTCTACTGCGCGATGCGAAATGGGGAGTGGGATGTCTGGAAGGCCCACACCATCCGTGATGAGGAGGTACAGCTGACCGATACCAAGGGACTCGATGACGGTCCCGAGTACAGCTACGACGGGCAATGGATCTATTTCAACAGCCACCGCACAGGCCGAATGCATATCTACCGGATGCGACCCGACGGCAGTGGGCAGGAACAACTCACCTTCGACGAGTACGACAACTGGTTCCCTCACCCAGGCCCGGACAACCGTAGAGTAGTTTTTATCTCCTACCTGGAAGATCAGCAGGGTGGACACCCCTTTGGGAAAGACGTGAAGATAAGACTGCTCGATACGGAGAGTGGTAAGAGTCGTGACCTGACACCGGTCTTCTACGGTGGACAGGGATCGCTGAACGTACATAGCTGGTCGCCAGACGGTCGCCAGATTGCCTATGTCCGCTATGAGCGCCCCTAA
- a CDS encoding DUF4886 domain-containing protein — MKRTTLLIATLFLAVGLLYPREIRLLTIGNSFSDDAVEHYLHGLVAAEGDTIVIGNMYIGGCSLETHSNNALNDAPAYSYRKIVDGVKSVEANYKLSDALADEEWDYISFQQVSSLSGRFETFFPYLSFLMDYAREHAGREDLTFILHATWAYAGDSKHPGFANYDNDQLTMYNAMVDATSRVAKTAYIDIIVPAGTAIQNGRTSSLGDTFCRDGYHLELNYGRYTASCAWYEVLFGKSVVGNSYLPETITPGQALIAQLSAHFAVRKPFEVSSVIVCDTPQRVADAS, encoded by the coding sequence ATGAAAAGAACTACACTGTTAATAGCTACACTCTTTCTCGCAGTCGGTCTGCTCTACCCGAGGGAGATTCGTCTTCTTACCATTGGAAACAGTTTCTCCGATGATGCAGTGGAACACTACCTTCACGGTCTCGTGGCGGCTGAAGGCGATACCATCGTGATCGGAAACATGTATATTGGCGGCTGCTCACTCGAAACACACAGCAACAATGCTTTAAATGATGCTCCTGCATACTCCTATCGAAAAATAGTTGATGGCGTTAAAAGTGTTGAAGCCAACTATAAACTTTCAGATGCACTTGCCGACGAGGAGTGGGATTATATCTCTTTTCAACAGGTCAGCTCTTTGTCTGGACGATTCGAAACCTTCTTTCCCTATCTCTCTTTCTTGATGGACTACGCGAGGGAACATGCCGGAAGAGAGGATCTCACATTTATCCTCCATGCCACATGGGCCTATGCAGGCGACTCTAAACATCCGGGATTCGCCAATTATGACAATGATCAGCTCACAATGTATAACGCCATGGTGGATGCCACCAGCCGTGTGGCAAAAACTGCCTACATTGACATCATTGTTCCTGCCGGTACAGCCATTCAAAACGGACGCACCAGTAGTTTGGGAGACACCTTTTGCCGGGATGGCTACCACCTGGAACTGAACTATGGCAGGTATACCGCTTCCTGTGCCTGGTATGAGGTGCTCTTCGGTAAATCGGTGGTGGGCAACAGCTACCTCCCCGAAACAATCACTCCCGGTCAGGCGCTGATTGCGCAGTTGTCAGCTCACTTCGCGGTACGCAAACCGTTCGAGGTTTCTTCCGTGATAGTGTGTGATACTCCCCAACGGGTGGCTGATGCCTCCTGA
- the hemH gene encoding ferrochelatase, translated as MRGILLVNLGTPAGNNKADVRRFIGDMLSDPYVTGLSPKFSSLLARKIIAPLSASKSAAKYNLIWRKEEPKLSPLLYHMQQLATTLENKKNIAVEIAMRYGEPDLLHAFKELERKCPLLHEVVIFPLYPHYAQSTTETMKEAIGRIFFSRPHSFRLRFVEPYYNHPAFIEALTNQARPYLEGIDKLVFTYHSLPVTQVAAAWRKGKEYDYVYQLKETNHLFCKATGINPHDTFLFYSSQRGSKWLKPFLNKDIGDLPKLGWKKVAVIAPGFPIDNMETLYDIDIEARKLFMDAGGEKFTFIPSLNDNNSWVEAIWKIVEKPTHPHQ; from the coding sequence TCCCTACGTCACCGGTCTTTCGCCTAAGTTTTCCTCGTTACTTGCCCGAAAAATCATCGCCCCCCTTTCAGCCAGCAAATCTGCGGCAAAGTACAACCTGATTTGGCGCAAGGAGGAACCTAAGCTCTCTCCTCTGTTGTATCACATGCAGCAACTTGCAACCACGTTGGAGAATAAAAAAAATATCGCTGTAGAAATCGCCATGCGATATGGAGAACCTGATCTGTTGCATGCTTTCAAAGAGCTTGAACGCAAGTGCCCCTTACTCCATGAGGTGGTGATCTTTCCACTCTATCCCCACTATGCCCAGTCGACAACTGAAACCATGAAAGAGGCGATCGGGCGAATCTTTTTCAGCCGACCCCACTCCTTCCGTCTCAGGTTCGTGGAGCCCTATTACAACCATCCTGCCTTTATTGAGGCGCTGACCAACCAGGCACGCCCCTACCTTGAAGGCATCGACAAACTGGTATTCACCTACCACAGTTTGCCGGTGACGCAGGTAGCTGCCGCCTGGCGAAAGGGAAAGGAGTATGACTATGTCTATCAACTGAAAGAGACCAACCATCTCTTCTGTAAGGCTACGGGCATTAATCCGCATGACACCTTCCTCTTCTACTCCTCCCAGAGAGGTAGTAAATGGCTGAAACCATTTCTGAATAAAGATATTGGCGATTTACCCAAGCTGGGATGGAAAAAAGTGGCAGTGATTGCACCCGGTTTCCCCATCGACAACATGGAAACTCTTTACGACATCGATATCGAAGCACGAAAGCTTTTCATGGATGCCGGAGGGGAAAAATTCACTTTTATCCCTTCACTCAACGACAACAACAGTTGGGTGGAAGCCATCTGGAAGATCGTGGAAAAACCAACACACCCACACCAATGA
- the cysK gene encoding cysteine synthase A yields the protein MTKIAEKLTDLVGNTPLLRLNRLEASEGVKAEIIAKLESFNPQGSVKDRIALSMVEDAEKRGVLRPGSVIIEPTSGNTGIGLAFVATIKQYRLILTMPETMSLERRNLLKALGAELVLTPGPEGMKGAIAKAESLKSQLSDAVILQQFQNPANPEVHYRTTGEEIWRDTDGKVDILVSGIGTGGTASGAGKRLKELNPAIKVYAVEPADSPVLSGGLPGPHKIQGIGAGFIPDTYNSRVIDKVLTVSNDDAIRTGRKLASREGLLAGISSGAAVAAALQLAQKAENAGKKIVVILPDTGERYLSTLLYAFDEYPL from the coding sequence ATGACAAAGATTGCAGAGAAATTGACAGATTTGGTAGGCAACACCCCGCTGTTGCGTCTTAACCGTTTGGAAGCATCCGAAGGAGTAAAGGCAGAGATCATCGCCAAGCTGGAGAGCTTCAATCCCCAAGGGAGTGTAAAGGACCGCATCGCTCTGTCCATGGTGGAAGATGCCGAAAAGCGGGGAGTTTTGAGACCCGGCTCGGTCATTATTGAACCCACCAGTGGCAATACCGGCATTGGACTGGCGTTCGTAGCCACCATCAAACAATACCGACTCATTCTCACCATGCCTGAGACAATGAGCCTCGAGCGGAGGAACCTGCTGAAGGCACTTGGTGCCGAGTTGGTGCTGACGCCCGGTCCCGAAGGCATGAAGGGTGCCATTGCCAAAGCAGAGAGCCTGAAAAGTCAACTTTCTGACGCGGTGATCCTGCAGCAGTTCCAGAACCCTGCCAACCCTGAGGTACACTACCGCACAACCGGTGAGGAGATTTGGCGCGACACAGATGGCAAGGTGGACATTCTGGTGAGCGGCATCGGAACCGGCGGCACTGCCAGTGGTGCCGGCAAGCGACTGAAGGAGCTTAACCCGGCCATCAAGGTCTATGCTGTTGAGCCGGCCGACTCACCTGTGCTCTCAGGAGGCCTTCCCGGTCCCCACAAGATACAGGGCATCGGTGCGGGATTCATTCCGGACACTTACAACAGCCGGGTAATTGACAAGGTGCTCACCGTCAGCAATGATGATGCAATTCGTACCGGCAGGAAGCTGGCCTCACGTGAGGGACTGCTCGCCGGCATCTCTTCGGGAGCCGCAGTCGCCGCGGCCCTTCAGCTGGCACAGAAAGCGGAAAATGCAGGTAAAAAAATCGTGGTGATCCTGCCCGATACGGGAGAACGCTACCTCTCTACCCTGCTATACGCCTTTGACGAGTACCCTCTTTAA
- a CDS encoding O-acetylhomoserine aminocarboxypropyltransferase/cysteine synthase produces MKRKEYEAHLLHKDYPKSDPYGSLSMPVYHTLAYEFATAAEMEDAFCGRTTEHTYSRVTNPTVQHFEERVKEITGAHGVTALNSGMAAISNTFITLAWSGSNIVTSRHLFGNTYSFFVNTLAAFGVEVRFCDLTNPEEVAANIDGRSCALFVEVISNPQMEVADLDALSSVAHGMGVPVVADTTLIPFSHFAAADFGVDIEVVSSTKYVSGGATSLGGLIIDHGRFDWSRSPRLQSLAGDTPSAFHLKLRREIHRNLGAYMTPEVAYQQSLGLETLPVRYNRHASTCAALAEQFVTLPGIAGVNYTGLPDNRFHEVSCRQFGDLHGAMLTFDLGSREECFQFLDRLRLIRRATNLFDNRSLILHPASTIYGSFTPEQRESMDIKETTLRLSVGLESVESLLDDIRQALSYL; encoded by the coding sequence ATGAAGAGAAAAGAATACGAAGCTCATTTGCTTCACAAGGATTATCCCAAATCGGACCCTTACGGCTCGTTGTCGATGCCGGTATACCATACCCTCGCATATGAGTTTGCAACGGCTGCAGAGATGGAAGATGCCTTCTGTGGCCGCACTACTGAGCATACTTATTCACGGGTGACCAACCCAACTGTGCAGCATTTTGAAGAGCGGGTGAAAGAGATTACCGGGGCACATGGGGTCACCGCCCTTAACTCCGGCATGGCTGCCATCAGCAACACCTTCATTACCCTGGCGTGGAGCGGCAGTAACATAGTCACCTCTCGCCACCTCTTCGGTAACACTTACTCTTTCTTCGTCAACACACTGGCAGCCTTTGGTGTGGAGGTACGCTTCTGCGATCTTACCAACCCGGAGGAGGTGGCTGCTAATATCGATGGCCGGAGCTGTGCCCTCTTCGTGGAGGTGATCTCCAACCCGCAGATGGAGGTGGCGGATCTGGATGCGCTCAGCAGCGTGGCACACGGGATGGGGGTACCAGTGGTGGCCGATACCACGTTGATTCCTTTCTCCCACTTTGCTGCTGCCGACTTCGGGGTCGACATCGAGGTGGTCTCCAGCACCAAGTATGTCTCCGGTGGGGCAACCAGCCTGGGGGGACTGATCATCGACCATGGACGGTTCGACTGGAGCCGGTCGCCACGTTTGCAATCACTGGCGGGTGACACTCCCTCTGCCTTTCATCTCAAACTGAGACGGGAGATACACCGCAACCTGGGGGCATATATGACTCCGGAGGTGGCCTACCAGCAGTCGCTGGGACTGGAAACATTGCCGGTGCGTTACAACCGCCATGCCTCTACCTGCGCTGCTCTTGCGGAACAATTTGTTACTCTGCCCGGAATAGCTGGTGTAAACTATACCGGACTCCCGGACAACCGCTTCCATGAGGTGAGCTGCCGTCAATTTGGGGATCTTCATGGTGCGATGCTCACTTTCGACCTGGGGTCGAGGGAGGAGTGCTTTCAATTCCTGGACCGGCTCAGGCTGATCCGCCGTGCCACCAACCTGTTCGACAATCGCTCACTGATCCTCCATCCCGCCAGCACCATCTATGGTTCTTTCACACCGGAACAGCGGGAATCGATGGACATCAAAGAAACCACGCTCCGCCTGTCGGTGGGACTGGAGAGCGTGGAATCGTTGCTGGATGATATCAGGCAGGCTTTAAGCTATTTGTAA